One window from the genome of Nicotiana sylvestris chromosome 9, ASM39365v2, whole genome shotgun sequence encodes:
- the LOC138878274 gene encoding uncharacterized protein, whose product MVENHKKWHEKLPFTILGYRTTVRASTRATPYMLVYGTEVVIPAEVEIPSLRIIQKAELSDTEWIRSRYEKLALINGKRINTVCHGQLYHNRMSRAFNKRVKPGQLVLKKIFLHQDEANGKISPNWQGPYMVHRVLTGGAFILAEMDGEIWPKLINSDAVKRYYA is encoded by the coding sequence atggtagagaatcacaaaaaatggcatgagaagttaccctttactatattgggataccgcaccacggTTCGCGCATCAAccagggcaactccctacatgctggtttatggtaccgaggttgtcatcccagccgaggtagagattccttctttaagaatcatacagaaagctgaactcagcgatacagagtggataaggagtcgctatgaaaaATTGGCCCTTATCAATGGAAAGAGGATAAAcacagtatgtcacggccaactttatcataatagaatgtccagagcttttaacaaaagggtcaaaccagggcagctggtattgaagaaaatcttcctgcatcaagatgaagccaatgGGAAaatctctcccaactggcagggtccgtacatggttcatagggtgctgacaggaggagcattcatacttgcagaaatggatggagaaatatgGCCAAAgctaatcaattcagacgcagtcaagagatactatgcttag